The genomic DNA GGTTGGGCGCGCCAACAGCCAAACTCGAGACAGACTGACGCTTCTCTATTTGCATCGCATAACACCCTGCCGCTATCCAACCAACTCGGAACCCTGGTGCCAGCTGTTTCGAAAACGAGCCACAGTGCAGTACGCCGCCCTGTGTATCATACGCTTTCAGTGGCATCGGCCTGGTTTCGGCGAAGAAAAGCTCCCCATAGACGTCATCTTCTATTAACGGCACTTGATACGTTGCCAATAAGTTGACCACATCAGGCCTACATTGGGCGGGTATCGATGCCCCAGTGGGATTGTGGAAGTTGCTCATCAACCAACACGCACTGATCGAGTGAGACGCAAGCGCATGTTCCAGTGCTTGGATATCAACCCCTGTTTCAGGATCAACCGTAACGGGAACCGCTTCAAGCTGTAAACGTTCGAGTGTCTGCAGCACCCCGTAGAAGGCGGGGGCTTCAATAATTACCTTATCGCCTGGCTCGGTCACTGCCGCTAAAGATAAGCTCAACGCTTCTATCGCGCCATTAGTGATAATGATTTCATCAATACCGACTTTAATTCCCTGACGGAGGTAACGCTGCGCAATCAGTCGACGTAAACCACTATCGCCCGGCGGTAAAATTGTAAAGTGGTCGGGATGAGAGGACTGACGTAGCACGCGTGCCATCGCACGACCCAGGGCTTGCATAGGAAATAGCTGAGGATCAGGAAAAGCGGAGCCAAATGGATAATACGCACCTTTATGACTAGCACTGATCACATCAAACACATCTTGATGGGTGTCAAGCCATTGAGATTGCGCTTGTGGCCGCGCCAATGCGTCAACCGCGAGCTTGTTATAATGAGGACGCACAAAAAAGCCAGAGCGCGGGCGCGCCTCAACCCATCCATCGGCTTCTAATTGCTCATAAGCTCTCATTACCGTCATTGGGCTGACGTGTTGAAGCCGACTCATCTCCCTAACCGAAGGGATCCGATCACCGACTTGCCAAACACGCTGCTGAATTTGTGTTTCTATCCAGCTGGCAATGTCTCGATAACGCATTTGCACACTGCTACTCCCTGTTATTGCCCAGACGGCGATCATACCTTGGCAAGTAACAATTAACGGGGTGGAATGTAGCGGAGTGTGACCTGATCAGCGCTAATCCTTACTCACAACGAAAAAAGCCCCAGTCTTTCGACTGGGGCTTTCTTGGGATTTGGTGCCGAGAGAGGGACTTGAACCCTCACACCCGTTAAGGCGGCGGATTTTGAATCCGCTGCGTCTACCAATTCCGCCATCTCGGCAAGTGGGGGCAATTATACGTACCGGCCTTTGGAGTGCAAGCAATAAAAATAAAAATCCGTTCGTTCGCACTATTTTTAACCAATTCAAGTCATTCAGCCACATTGATGCTGAATTTGTCCCCAAAAGACATCGCAAAACCGAGGTAGAAGCTTACTCACTGTCAGCCAGTCTATGCTAGGCTAGCTGCGAATTGAGGACTGGGATGTGAACAATCAAATGCAAACTTCTTCTATCGCTTGCCCAACCGCAGGCTTTTTTCGGCGTTTAGCCGCTTGGCTTTATGATCTCCTCGTCGTGGCAGCTTTGCTCATGCTCGCGGGAGGGGGAATGATGGCAGTACTCGCACTGGCACAGGTGCTAGGCATGTCGATTGCGCCTTACCAAGACATTAGTGACTTCTTAACCCATCACCCAGTAGTCAATCCACTTTATACCGCGTATCTGGCCTGTGTCATCGGTGGTTTTTATGGCTACTTTTGGTGTAAAGCCGGGCAGACGCTGGGCATGCGCGCGTGGCGACTCAAATTACAGAACACCGATGGCAGCAATATCCGCCCTACCCAAGCGGTGATCCGTATGGCGACTGCCTGTTTTGGTCTCGGCAATCTGGTTGTCATCTTTGATATCAATAACCGTGCCTTTCAAGACCACTTCGCCGAATGTGACATGATTGTTCTCCCCAAGCCGGTTAAGAACAAAAAAGACTAATTACCTCTCTAGACTGGGCACCTGCTGCGTGCCCTGCTCACCTACCGCCCGCCTCCCCGTCATAAATTGATATAAGACAATAAATGAGTTGATTTCTGCCTATTCATCTATCTGCTATTTTCTCGTTTTTATTCATCGTACGTAAAGTGACTGATTGACTAAATAGTCAAAGCTTGCACATAAACTCATCATTACCTCACCCTTCAGCACCGTAAGAGAAGCGAACTCAACGTAATTTAATCAATAAAAACCCAAGCAAATAAAAAAGAGAAGGTGATAACTACGCATAAATAACAACACTGCATTCATTTTTATTAAAAAAGTCTATTTGGTTATCTATTAACCACCTCGTCTTTTGTGAGATATCACTAAGAAGTAAAAAGGGAACCACTTTTACAATGAATGCAAAGCCATGTACCACGGCATAAAAATAATAAATAACGTGAAATTAACGGAATTACCTCAACACGTGTAGCGCACTTTAGATGCTAATAAGAGGTATGAGGAGAAAGTATGAGTACTCACAGTGTTCCCGAAAAAAAAGGCTGGTTCTCGAACTTAAAGTTCCCGTCCGCCTATACCATTCTATTCATTCTTATCGCCGTCGTCGCCGCCCTTAGCTGGGTGGTGCCCGCCGGCCAGTATGAACGAGAGTATAATGAAGAACTCGGTCGAGACGTTCCTATCTCAGGAACTTACGAACAGGTTGACAGTAACCCTCAAGGCATCGTCGATGTCCTGCTTGCCCCCATTGACGGTTTTTATAATCACCAAACTTATGAAGCCGCAGCCATTGATGTCTCACTGTTCATTCTGATCATTGGTGGCTTTTTAGGGCTGGTCACTAAAACCGGTGCCATTGATGCGGGGATTGAGCGAGTCACCCAGCGCCTAGAAGGACGCGAAGAGTGGATGATCCCTATCCTAATGGGCCTCTTTGCCGCGGGCGGTACGATTTACGGGATGGCCGAAGAGTCCTTACCCTTTTATACCCTGCTCGTTCCTGTGATGATGGCTGCGCGTTTTGACCCTGTGGTCGCAGCGGCAACGGTACTGCTTGGGGCAGGGATAGGTACGTTAGGTTCAACCATTAATCCCTTTGCGACCGTCATTGCCGCCAATGCAGCAGGGATCCCTTTTACTGATGGCATTCTGCTTCGCCTTGCCATCCTCGTAATTGGCTGGTTTATCTGCGTCACTTATGTGATGCGTTATGCACGGAAAGTGCGCGCCGATCAGAGTCAATCGATTGTTTATGACCAGTATGAAAGCAATAAAAAACACTTTCTTGGTGAGCACGATGACAACCAAAGCCTCGATTTTACAGCCACACGCAAAGTGATACTCACTATCTTTGCCGGTGCCTTTGCCGTGATGATCTATGGTGTATCCTCATTGGGATGGTGGATGGCTGAGATCTCCGCCGTCTTCCTAGGGGCTGCCATCATCATTGGCCTGATTGCACGCATGAGCGAAGAGGAAATCACTACCAGCTTTATAGATGGGGCAAGAGACCTACTCGGTGTGGCGCTGATTATCGGTATTGCTCGCGGGATCGTGGTGATTATGGATAAAGGCATGATTACCGACACCATCCTTAATAGTGCCGAGAGCTTAGTAAGCGGTTTATCTTCTTTCGTCTTTATTAACGTGATGTATTGGCTGGAAGTGCTGCTTTCATTCTTAGTGCCTTCCTCATCTGGCTTGGCAGTGCTCACCATGCCAATTATGGCGCCATTGGCCGACTTCGCGAACGTTGGGCGTGAATTAGTCGTCACGGCTTATCAATCGGCTTCGGGGCTCGTTAATCTCGTAACACCTACCTCCGGCGTCGTAATGGGTGGTTTGGCCATTGCCCGCGTGCCTTATGCCAAATGGATAAAATGGGTCGCCCCGTTGCTTGGTATCCTTACCGTTATGATCATGGTCATGCTGAGCCTGGGTGTAATGTTATAATATCGTAGTCAACGAAATGTAGAGCGCACTGCTTGATAGCAGTGCGCTTTTTTATGTCTATCACGTTCCCTGCAATAACGGTACCTCCCCCCCCAGTCAGTTCACACCTATGTTACATTATTAACACAAAGCGATTTAATGCCGATCATCATCACAAATAAAAACAAAAAACATACGGTATTTGTTAAATATTAAAACCACTAAAGATAATCATTCATTTAATGCGCATAAGGTAAAATAGAAACAAAAAATAACAGGCATAAAAAGAATAAAACCCCCGCTTAAAACCTAGCACTTTAAAAATAATATCGTTAAGCACGCAATAAAAGTGACTAAGTATTAAAAACTATTTTTTAATGCTGCCATAAATACCATTAACACAGGGTAAAAACCACGAAACGGAGGCAATGGTTTCAATGTGATCTAACTTCAAGTTCAACCGGCTAACCGCGTTAGAATAAATCTGTACCCAATAATAAACCTGCACTTTTTATTTCCCTTCCGATAAAAAGCCAAGCAGAGATATACGGAGAAAGAAAGATGAACAACTTCTATGTCGGCTCTGAAATTGGTCAATTACGCACCGTGATGTTGCACCGCCCCGAGCGTGCTTTAACCCACCTGACCCCTTCAAACTGTCATGACTTACTTTTCGACGATGTTCTGTCAGTGGAACGTGCGGGTGAAGAGCATGACAAATTCGCTCAAACCCTACGTGATCAGGGCGTTGAGGTGCTATTACTGCAAAACTTGCTCGCCGAAACCCTGGATGTCCCCGAAGCCAAAGCTTGGTTAATGAACCTTAAGATCTCGGACTATACCTTTGGCCCTTCGTTTGCGAACGATATTCGCTGCTACCTCAATGATCTTCCACACCAGGAGCTCGCATCGATGTTCTTAGGTGGGCTAGCCTACTCTGAGCTACCTATTGCCACGACCTCGATGTTGCAAGCGATGCATGCGCCCTCGGACTTTATCATTGACCCCTTGCCTAATCATTTATTCACACGCGATACCTCGTGCTGGTTATATGGTGGTGTGTCAATAAACCCAATGGCCAAACCCGCGCGCAAACGGGAAACCAACCACTTGCGTGCCATCTATAAATGGCACCCTCGCTTCGCGAACGGCGACTTTATTACCTACTTCGGTGCGCAAAACATCGACTACGACAATGCCACGATTGAAGGCGGTGACGTCACTGTTTTAGGTAAAGGTGTTGTATTGATTGGCATGTCTGAACGCACCACGCCACAAGGGGTGGAAAACCTCGCGTCCAGCCTGTTCAAACACGGCCAAGCCAAGCAAGTGATTGCCATGGAGCTGCCAAAGCATCGCTCCTGCATGCACCTCGATACCGTGATGACCCATATGCGGGAAGATACCTTCTCGGTGTACCCCGAAGTGATTCGCAAAGACATCAAATGTTGGAGCCTGACCGGCGACCGCAGCGGCCACTTAAACGTGCGTGAAGAAGACTACTTCCTCACCGCCATCGAAAAAGCCCTCGACGTCGGCCCACTGAACCTTATCACCACAGGCGGCGATAGCTTTGAAGCAGAACGTGAACAGTGGAATGACGCCAACAACGTCTTGACCGTGCGCCCAGGTGTGGTCGTCGGCTACGAGCGTAACACCTATACCAACGAGAAGTACGACAAAGCCGGGATCACTGTTTTGTCCATTCCGGGTGATGAGCTGGGCCGCGGACGCGGCGGCGCACGCTGCATGAGCTGCCCAATTCATCGTGATGGTATTTAATCCTCGCATGGGCTGAGCATCTGGCTCAGCCCCCACCGACTGTAGAGAGTAAAACTATGAAAAAACCCACTGTCGTCGTGGCACTCGGGGGCAACGCCCTGCTCCGTCGAGGCGAACCCTTAGAAGCCGACATTCAACGTGCCAATATCGCCAAAGCGGCCAAAACCATTGCCGCTATCGGCGAGCAATATAACGTAGTGCTTGTCCACGGTAATGGTCCCCAAGTTGGCTTATTGGCCCTGCAAGGGCTCGAATACAAATCCGTCACCCCTTATCCTTTGGATGTGCTTGGCTCTGAAACCCAAGGCATGATTGGCTATAT from Salinivibrio kushneri includes the following:
- a CDS encoding RDD family protein, with translation MQTSSIACPTAGFFRRLAAWLYDLLVVAALLMLAGGGMMAVLALAQVLGMSIAPYQDISDFLTHHPVVNPLYTAYLACVIGGFYGYFWCKAGQTLGMRAWRLKLQNTDGSNIRPTQAVIRMATACFGLGNLVVIFDINNRAFQDHFAECDMIVLPKPVKNKKD
- a CDS encoding PLP-dependent aminotransferase family protein — translated: MRYRDIASWIETQIQQRVWQVGDRIPSVREMSRLQHVSPMTVMRAYEQLEADGWVEARPRSGFFVRPHYNKLAVDALARPQAQSQWLDTHQDVFDVISASHKGAYYPFGSAFPDPQLFPMQALGRAMARVLRQSSHPDHFTILPPGDSGLRRLIAQRYLRQGIKVGIDEIIITNGAIEALSLSLAAVTEPGDKVIIEAPAFYGVLQTLERLQLEAVPVTVDPETGVDIQALEHALASHSISACWLMSNFHNPTGASIPAQCRPDVVNLLATYQVPLIEDDVYGELFFAETRPMPLKAYDTQGGVLHCGSFSKQLAPGFRVGWIAAGCYAMQIEKRQSVSSLAVGAPNQLAIADYLKQGGYDSHLRRLRETLFARQALIRSELKALLPASTRISQPKGGYFLWVELDKRIDTHILFQALRPYGVTIAPGALFASDGRFNHCFRLNVSVVGRQNTEALDNRQSLEGLKQIATSLSALSVHSTVTTEY
- the arcA gene encoding arginine deiminase; protein product: MNNFYVGSEIGQLRTVMLHRPERALTHLTPSNCHDLLFDDVLSVERAGEEHDKFAQTLRDQGVEVLLLQNLLAETLDVPEAKAWLMNLKISDYTFGPSFANDIRCYLNDLPHQELASMFLGGLAYSELPIATTSMLQAMHAPSDFIIDPLPNHLFTRDTSCWLYGGVSINPMAKPARKRETNHLRAIYKWHPRFANGDFITYFGAQNIDYDNATIEGGDVTVLGKGVVLIGMSERTTPQGVENLASSLFKHGQAKQVIAMELPKHRSCMHLDTVMTHMREDTFSVYPEVIRKDIKCWSLTGDRSGHLNVREEDYFLTAIEKALDVGPLNLITTGGDSFEAEREQWNDANNVLTVRPGVVVGYERNTYTNEKYDKAGITVLSIPGDELGRGRGGARCMSCPIHRDGI
- a CDS encoding YfcC family protein; its protein translation is MSTHSVPEKKGWFSNLKFPSAYTILFILIAVVAALSWVVPAGQYEREYNEELGRDVPISGTYEQVDSNPQGIVDVLLAPIDGFYNHQTYEAAAIDVSLFILIIGGFLGLVTKTGAIDAGIERVTQRLEGREEWMIPILMGLFAAGGTIYGMAEESLPFYTLLVPVMMAARFDPVVAAATVLLGAGIGTLGSTINPFATVIAANAAGIPFTDGILLRLAILVIGWFICVTYVMRYARKVRADQSQSIVYDQYESNKKHFLGEHDDNQSLDFTATRKVILTIFAGAFAVMIYGVSSLGWWMAEISAVFLGAAIIIGLIARMSEEEITTSFIDGARDLLGVALIIGIARGIVVIMDKGMITDTILNSAESLVSGLSSFVFINVMYWLEVLLSFLVPSSSGLAVLTMPIMAPLADFANVGRELVVTAYQSASGLVNLVTPTSGVVMGGLAIARVPYAKWIKWVAPLLGILTVMIMVMLSLGVML